A DNA window from bacterium contains the following coding sequences:
- a CDS encoding helix-turn-helix domain-containing protein: MPNGTPTTRRVDYFSKRMDVVVLLKLSQQSNIELHAHEFSELVIITGGHGNHFTETGKFPVSTGDVFVIDPGLAHGYRDTHNLSLINILFNFDRLSIPLVDLAESPGFHALFRLEPHYRHEHAFESRLKLDSKQLKEVSPLLARMYQHKQSVQPGHDFIQLSLFMQLVGILSQGYGEMVSAPSRRLMDAGAVFSHIERHFDRAITTAELCRIAHLSESSLLRMFHETVGTSPHDYLLTIRINHARNLLATSPDKITTIAFQTGFSDSNYFARQFKKRTGLSPAAYRARNSSKA; this comes from the coding sequence ATGCCCAATGGAACCCCTACTACGCGCCGAGTGGATTACTTCTCCAAAAGGATGGATGTCGTCGTCCTGCTGAAGTTGAGCCAACAGTCCAATATAGAACTTCATGCCCATGAATTTTCAGAACTGGTAATCATCACCGGAGGTCATGGTAACCATTTCACGGAAACGGGGAAATTCCCGGTATCAACCGGCGATGTGTTCGTGATTGATCCCGGCTTGGCCCACGGCTACCGCGACACCCACAATCTGTCATTGATCAATATTCTCTTCAATTTTGATCGCCTGAGCATCCCGCTGGTGGATCTGGCGGAATCTCCGGGATTCCACGCCCTCTTCCGCCTTGAACCCCACTACCGGCACGAGCATGCATTCGAAAGCCGCCTCAAACTCGACTCCAAACAACTCAAGGAGGTATCCCCCCTACTCGCCCGGATGTATCAGCATAAGCAGTCCGTACAGCCCGGCCATGACTTCATTCAGCTATCCCTCTTCATGCAACTCGTGGGGATCCTATCGCAAGGCTATGGGGAGATGGTATCGGCCCCCTCAAGGCGACTGATGGATGCTGGCGCGGTGTTCAGCCATATTGAGCGCCATTTTGACAGGGCCATCACCACCGCCGAACTCTGCCGCATCGCCCACCTTTCAGAAAGTTCCCTGTTACGAATGTTTCATGAGACAGTCGGCACCTCCCCTCACGACTACCTGCTCACCATCCGGATCAACCACGCCCGCAACTTGCTGGCCACCTCTCCCGACAAAATCACCACTATCGCCTTTCAAACGGGGTTTTCCGACAGTAATTACTTCGCCCGCCAATTCAAAAAACGTACCGGCCTCTCCCCCGCCGCCTACCGCGCCAGAAACAGCAGTAAAGCCTGA
- a CDS encoding glycoside hydrolase family 18 protein has protein sequence MKKMIMGALFLSVTALTVNSQVVAGYYAEWTVNRYPPSAIPMQNLTHIIHAFAWPNADGSISYPSGFLTPVPDLTQRAHTAGKKVLISMGGYTDSLGFSPMAASATARAKFVSNLTALCLTNHYDGADLDWEFPENTTDRQNLNLLVQDIRTHWNQVAPTLMLTMTIDASDWRGRYYDVTTLHPLLDWIGVMTYCYYGSWSGYSGHNAPLYSDPRDPLAAGSTDESIRQYFHDQRGVPYNKLVAGIPFYGLVFTGTTQLYQPASGGDPIYYKDAAVLNYTYNWDSVSQVPFLTSTLNGGTFVGTEDPVSVRLKCQYAKAQGLAGVMLWEISQDVLSIGNQPLLSTIGTEMLAVQPPPPSTPPTDDYATGEIPSVGTISGSRSSLLSSDNVYESIKEGLSGGTSRKRYSYLSHVWTFTVTGGSAVTFNVQAYHSANRETDHFAFSYSTNNVNFTSMLTVTKTLDDNSTQTCPLPPALKGKVYIRVQDTNQKAGSTSLDTIYVDQMFIRSTP, from the coding sequence ATGAAAAAAATGATCATGGGCGCGTTGTTTCTGAGCGTAACGGCGCTGACGGTTAACAGTCAGGTCGTAGCCGGTTATTATGCTGAATGGACCGTTAACCGCTATCCCCCCTCAGCGATTCCGATGCAGAATCTGACCCACATCATTCATGCCTTTGCCTGGCCAAATGCCGATGGCAGTATTTCATATCCGTCGGGATTCCTTACACCTGTGCCGGATCTCACACAGCGCGCCCATACGGCTGGTAAAAAAGTCTTAATTTCAATGGGGGGCTATACAGACTCACTGGGGTTTTCGCCCATGGCGGCGAGTGCAACCGCTCGTGCTAAGTTTGTATCCAACCTCACGGCGTTATGCCTGACAAATCACTATGATGGCGCTGACTTGGATTGGGAATTCCCGGAAAACACCACGGATCGGCAAAACCTGAACCTTCTGGTTCAGGATATTCGCACTCACTGGAACCAGGTGGCGCCAACCCTGATGTTGACGATGACCATAGATGCTTCGGATTGGCGCGGAAGATATTACGATGTCACCACACTTCACCCGCTGTTAGATTGGATCGGAGTGATGACCTACTGTTATTATGGTTCCTGGTCAGGATATTCCGGCCATAATGCCCCGCTTTATTCCGACCCACGCGATCCTCTCGCCGCGGGCTCCACCGATGAAAGCATCCGCCAGTATTTCCATGACCAGCGGGGTGTCCCCTATAATAAACTGGTTGCGGGCATCCCTTTTTACGGCTTGGTATTTACCGGAACCACACAACTGTATCAGCCTGCCAGCGGCGGGGATCCCATCTACTATAAGGATGCCGCTGTCCTTAACTACACCTACAACTGGGACAGTGTATCCCAGGTCCCATTTCTCACTTCCACGCTAAACGGCGGGACCTTCGTTGGGACTGAAGATCCAGTTTCCGTTCGTTTGAAATGTCAGTATGCCAAAGCCCAAGGCCTGGCTGGGGTCATGCTCTGGGAAATCAGTCAGGATGTACTCAGCATCGGGAACCAACCTCTTCTCAGCACCATTGGGACAGAGATGCTGGCAGTCCAACCGCCGCCTCCCTCCACCCCGCCCACAGATGATTACGCTACCGGCGAAATCCCGAGCGTCGGCACCATCTCAGGCAGCCGGTCATCCCTGCTCTCGTCTGATAATGTTTATGAGTCCATCAAAGAAGGGCTTTCAGGCGGAACCTCCAGAAAACGGTATTCCTACCTGAGTCATGTCTGGACGTTCACTGTCACCGGCGGCAGTGCAGTGACATTCAATGTGCAGGCCTATCACTCAGCCAACCGCGAGACCGACCATTTTGCTTTCTCCTATTCAACAAATAATGTGAATTTCACCTCCATGCTGACGGTTACCAAAACACTGGACGACAACAGCACACAAACCTGCCCCCTTCCGCCCGCTCTGAAGGGGAAGGTTTATATCCGGGTTCAGGATACCAATCAAAAGGCAGGCAGCACCTCCCTGGACACCATATATGTAGACCAGATGTTTATCAGGTCTACGCCATAG
- the rmuC gene encoding DNA recombination protein RmuC, with product MNSVLYILLGLAIGGLFGGLIGWLFGQRRASASPPDSRIENELRQQIAQRESELSQIRAGLTQSQTARASAEANYAAAENLIAEQRQRHDQALKEARLAQDKAIADLREAFKALSADALKQTQPEFLRLANETLAKFQESAKGDLAQRQQSIATLVKPLEEQLKNYQQRLQQSEASQSTTLGEVKKHLETLALQSQSLSNETLQLRRVLSSNQARGRWGEETLRRVVEAAGMSAHCDFVEQAQSGDSKPDLIVRLPGERMIIVDAKVPDLDFLDAMEAADPVKRAEALSIHAAKLKGTIKALADRDYPHQFPAALDYVVLFLPAESLFSAALEGDRDLIVWAAGKQIMLATPASLIALLRSVSVSWQQYAQTENAQAIAEAAQELFSRVTKFTEHFERIRYGLDKANNAFNDAVGSYERMVRPSGEKLLKLGGGITGKVLADVPLLNASLRLPPSTSSPA from the coding sequence ATGAATTCCGTACTATATATTCTGTTGGGACTGGCAATTGGCGGTTTGTTTGGTGGACTGATTGGCTGGTTGTTTGGCCAGCGCCGTGCTTCTGCCTCTCCGCCCGATAGCCGTATTGAGAATGAGCTTCGACAGCAAATCGCTCAACGCGAATCTGAATTGTCGCAAATTCGCGCAGGGCTTACGCAATCGCAGACCGCCCGCGCTTCTGCTGAAGCCAACTATGCCGCTGCGGAAAACCTGATTGCTGAGCAACGGCAGCGTCATGACCAGGCCTTAAAAGAGGCGCGTCTGGCGCAGGACAAGGCCATTGCCGATTTGCGTGAAGCGTTTAAGGCCTTGAGTGCTGATGCGCTGAAGCAGACTCAGCCTGAGTTTTTGCGGCTCGCTAACGAAACGCTCGCCAAGTTCCAGGAATCCGCCAAAGGCGATCTGGCCCAGCGCCAGCAGTCCATTGCCACGCTCGTCAAACCGCTGGAAGAACAGCTGAAGAACTATCAGCAACGCCTGCAGCAAAGCGAGGCTTCGCAATCCACCACGCTCGGGGAAGTGAAGAAGCATCTTGAAACGCTAGCCCTGCAAAGTCAGTCCCTTTCGAACGAAACCCTGCAACTCCGGCGCGTGCTCAGCTCGAATCAGGCGCGTGGGCGTTGGGGTGAGGAGACGTTGCGCCGTGTGGTTGAAGCCGCCGGCATGAGTGCCCATTGCGATTTTGTTGAACAGGCACAGTCTGGTGATAGCAAGCCGGACCTTATCGTCCGGCTGCCGGGCGAACGTATGATCATTGTGGATGCCAAGGTGCCGGATCTTGATTTTCTGGATGCGATGGAAGCGGCCGATCCCGTGAAGCGGGCCGAGGCGCTCTCTATTCATGCAGCGAAATTGAAAGGTACCATCAAGGCCCTTGCGGATCGTGATTATCCGCATCAGTTTCCGGCCGCGCTGGATTATGTCGTGCTTTTTCTCCCTGCGGAATCCTTGTTCAGTGCCGCACTTGAAGGGGATCGCGATCTGATTGTTTGGGCTGCCGGCAAACAAATTATGCTGGCCACGCCGGCTTCGCTCATCGCCTTGCTCCGTTCCGTGAGTGTGAGCTGGCAGCAATATGCCCAGACCGAGAATGCCCAGGCGATTGCTGAGGCGGCGCAGGAGCTTTTCTCACGGGTAACCAAGTTTACCGAACATTTCGAGCGCATCCGGTATGGCTTGGACAAGGCCAATAATGCCTTTAATGATGCCGTCGGCAGTTATGAGCGCATGGTCCGGCCCAGTGGCGAGAAGCTCCTGAAACTGGGTGGGGGAATAACCGGCAAAGTCCTTGCCGATGTGCCGCTCCTGAATGCCTCCCTGCGCCTGCCGCCTTCGACGTCATCGCCCGCGTGA
- the tadA gene encoding tRNA adenosine(34) deaminase TadA, with the protein MFEPTHEHYMQLALREAQLSADSDEVPVGAIIVKAGAIIGRAHNQTELLKDPTAHAEMIAITQAASAVGDWRLTDTVLYVTKEPCPMCAGAIVLARIPMVVFGVADPLRGGAVSVFNILNHPQLNHRPVVIQGILESPCRTMLQDFFRKKRSAKSEPSVLTS; encoded by the coding sequence ATGTTTGAACCGACCCATGAGCATTACATGCAGTTAGCGCTGCGGGAAGCGCAACTTTCGGCCGATAGTGATGAGGTTCCGGTGGGCGCCATTATCGTTAAGGCTGGTGCCATCATCGGGCGAGCTCACAACCAGACAGAACTGCTAAAAGACCCGACGGCACATGCGGAAATGATCGCCATTACCCAGGCGGCCTCCGCCGTCGGCGACTGGCGCCTTACCGATACCGTCCTCTATGTGACCAAGGAACCCTGCCCGATGTGCGCAGGGGCAATTGTCCTGGCTCGCATTCCGATGGTCGTGTTCGGCGTTGCAGATCCGCTGCGGGGCGGGGCGGTTTCCGTCTTCAATATCCTCAATCATCCTCAACTGAACCATCGACCCGTGGTAATTCAGGGTATTCTGGAAAGCCCGTGTCGCACCATGCTTCAGGATTTCTTCCGCAAAAAGCGCAGCGCGAAATCAGAACCTTCTGTTTTGACGTCGTAA
- a CDS encoding aldolase catalytic domain-containing protein, translated as MANTEQMSGTKGWISYRPEIKVMDVTIRDGGLMNNHKFDISLVKSVYQTACDAGIDYMEVGYKGSKKIFSQTEHGLWKFCDEDILRQVVGEKTGGTKISVMADAERTDYHTDILPREKSAIDMIRVASYIHQIPTALEMIKDAHDKGYETCINLMAISTVPESELDGALEVLSLSEVDIMYLVDSFGTLYSEQISALMHKFHKFAKVGGKEVGIHTHNNCNLAYANTIEAIICGANYLDASLAGLGRGAGNCQMELLLGFLHNPKYRMRPLLKCIQEDIEPLRKDFFWGFSIPYMISGILNRHPREAMEFMEKGDSSDIVKFYDEMTEA; from the coding sequence ATGGCAAACACTGAACAGATGAGCGGCACCAAGGGATGGATCTCGTACCGTCCTGAAATCAAGGTTATGGATGTTACCATCCGCGACGGCGGCTTGATGAACAATCACAAGTTCGATATCAGCCTCGTCAAATCCGTTTATCAAACAGCCTGTGATGCCGGTATTGACTACATGGAAGTAGGCTACAAGGGCTCCAAAAAAATCTTCTCCCAGACGGAACACGGGCTCTGGAAATTCTGCGACGAGGATATCCTCCGCCAGGTTGTCGGCGAAAAAACGGGCGGCACCAAAATCTCCGTCATGGCGGATGCCGAACGTACGGATTACCACACCGACATCCTCCCGCGCGAAAAAAGCGCCATTGATATGATCCGCGTCGCCTCCTATATCCACCAGATTCCCACCGCACTGGAAATGATCAAGGATGCCCATGACAAGGGCTATGAAACCTGTATCAACCTGATGGCCATCTCCACGGTTCCGGAATCCGAACTCGACGGGGCTCTGGAAGTCCTCAGCCTGTCGGAAGTTGATATCATGTATCTGGTGGATAGTTTCGGCACCCTTTACAGCGAACAAATCAGCGCATTAATGCACAAGTTCCATAAGTTCGCCAAAGTGGGCGGCAAGGAAGTTGGGATTCACACTCACAACAACTGTAATCTGGCTTACGCCAATACCATCGAAGCCATTATCTGCGGTGCGAATTATCTGGACGCCAGCCTGGCAGGCCTCGGGCGCGGTGCTGGCAATTGCCAGATGGAACTGTTGCTTGGGTTCCTTCATAACCCGAAATACCGAATGCGTCCGCTGCTGAAATGTATTCAGGAGGATATTGAGCCCCTCCGGAAGGATTTCTTCTGGGGCTTCAGTATCCCTTATATGATCAGCGGTATCCTAAATCGGCATCCCCGCGAAGCCATGGAATTTATGGAAAAGGGCGATAGCTCCGATATCGTGAAGTTTTATGACGAGATGACGGAAGCCTGA
- a CDS encoding putative zinc-binding metallopeptidase, with translation MSAAQAKLLVTSWSTIRYELLNTRICDLSLSVKGSPLEAMIQQVTRELQAKGLNFIPEFYLTDSWGCPDEVPAVGVPFYLADRRLARIEEEQTGEIEDARTTMMYLRHEIGHALNYAYRLWEWPGWTDIFGKFSKPYRDVFLPDPSSRDFVRHLVHSQYGRNYAQKHPDEDFAETFAIWLTPRSGWQRKYRFWPAMRKLMFVSKLMKSLKRQATPVVASGPLLNPVTEMNMLLAEHYGQRAERYREAAQGYVDDKLRQVFPKVRAESQSTACSFIRQHRNRLASSISIWSGLDSEEVTTIIEKLADRSKFLNLRMPRRKGTEKLVEITSLATSLAKDFAYTGRFTG, from the coding sequence ATGAGTGCAGCACAGGCGAAATTACTTGTAACTAGTTGGAGTACAATTCGTTACGAATTGCTTAATACCCGCATTTGTGATCTATCGCTATCGGTCAAGGGGTCTCCGCTTGAAGCCATGATCCAGCAGGTAACTCGTGAACTTCAGGCTAAAGGACTCAATTTCATCCCTGAATTTTATCTGACAGACAGCTGGGGTTGTCCAGATGAGGTTCCTGCGGTAGGGGTGCCTTTTTATCTGGCAGACCGGCGTTTGGCACGAATTGAAGAAGAACAGACAGGGGAAATTGAAGATGCCCGTACCACCATGATGTATTTGCGTCATGAGATTGGGCACGCTCTGAACTATGCCTATCGTTTGTGGGAATGGCCGGGCTGGACCGACATTTTTGGAAAATTTTCCAAACCATATCGCGATGTATTTCTGCCAGATCCTTCCAGTCGTGATTTCGTCCGGCATCTGGTTCATAGCCAGTATGGGCGAAACTATGCCCAGAAGCATCCAGATGAGGATTTTGCGGAGACGTTTGCCATCTGGTTGACCCCCCGTTCAGGTTGGCAACGCAAATACCGGTTTTGGCCGGCGATGCGGAAGTTAATGTTTGTCTCGAAATTGATGAAAAGTCTGAAACGGCAAGCTACGCCGGTGGTGGCTTCGGGGCCGTTGCTGAATCCCGTGACGGAAATGAATATGCTCCTGGCTGAGCATTACGGACAGCGGGCCGAGCGTTATCGTGAGGCTGCCCAGGGCTATGTGGATGACAAACTGCGGCAGGTTTTTCCCAAGGTGCGTGCGGAGTCTCAAAGTACGGCTTGTTCTTTTATCCGGCAGCATCGGAATCGCCTGGCCTCAAGTATCAGTATCTGGTCAGGATTGGATTCCGAGGAAGTTACGACGATTATTGAGAAGCTGGCGGATCGTTCCAAGTTCCTGAACTTACGGATGCCCCGGCGTAAAGGAACCGAAAAACTGGTTGAGATTACCTCGCTGGCCACTTCATTGGCCAAGGATTTCGCCTATACCGGGCGGTTTACGGGGTAG
- a CDS encoding peptide chain release factor 3 yields MSDPSMLAEIARRRTFAIISHPDAGKTTLTEKLLLYGGAIQLAGSVRSRRDRKNTSSDWMELEKERGISISSTLLQFDYEGCVINLLDTPGHKDFSEDTYRVLTAVDSVIMVIDAAKGIEERTRKLFEICRLRGIPIFTFMNKMDRPAQDPLALVDELEKVLGIGAFPVTWPLGSGVEFKGVYDRLTKKLHLFERTAHNAHRAPEQVSGIHDRVLLDQIPPHIRDPWLEELEMLSAAGESFDEQQVLRGEITPVFFGSGMTNFGVKLLLDYFVQHGAPPQPRISSSGPIAPDHPDFSGFVFKVQANMNPRHRDRLTFVRVCSGKFVKDMVVNDPESGKPVRLSYPQKLFGQDRESLEIAYPGDIVGLVTHKAFRIGDTLTSNPAIRYDEIPRFPPEAFSFIRNSGASKQKQLREGLDQLLQEGVIQSFELVNDFQTAPLLGAVGQLQFEVVAYRLQAEYGADPRMEPAPFNQIRWFSPSITREALDKIYLGTGVKIATDIRGQYVILFPDKWAVEYFLKEHPGVELHTLSPHATAPA; encoded by the coding sequence ATGTCTGATCCTTCCATGCTTGCTGAAATTGCACGACGCCGAACGTTTGCCATCATCTCTCATCCGGATGCCGGCAAAACGACCCTGACTGAAAAGCTCCTGCTGTATGGGGGCGCCATCCAGTTGGCGGGCTCGGTCCGCTCACGTCGGGATCGCAAAAACACCAGTTCCGACTGGATGGAATTGGAAAAAGAACGCGGCATTTCAATTTCCTCAACTCTGCTTCAGTTTGACTATGAAGGGTGCGTCATCAACCTGCTTGACACCCCAGGCCATAAGGATTTCAGCGAAGATACCTACCGCGTGCTCACCGCCGTTGACAGCGTCATCATGGTCATTGACGCCGCCAAAGGTATCGAGGAACGCACGCGTAAACTCTTCGAAATTTGCCGTCTGCGCGGGATTCCCATTTTCACGTTCATGAATAAAATGGATCGTCCGGCACAAGATCCCCTCGCCCTCGTGGACGAATTGGAGAAAGTCCTCGGTATCGGCGCGTTCCCGGTAACCTGGCCCCTTGGCAGTGGCGTGGAATTCAAAGGTGTTTATGACCGGTTGACGAAGAAACTGCATCTATTTGAACGGACCGCTCATAATGCCCATCGCGCACCTGAACAGGTTTCAGGTATCCATGATCGTGTCCTTCTGGACCAGATTCCTCCTCATATTCGTGATCCTTGGCTCGAAGAGCTGGAGATGCTTAGCGCCGCGGGTGAAAGTTTTGATGAACAACAGGTGCTTCGTGGTGAAATCACTCCGGTTTTCTTTGGAAGCGGTATGACTAATTTCGGAGTGAAACTCCTCCTCGACTATTTTGTGCAACACGGTGCGCCTCCTCAGCCGCGCATTTCAAGTAGCGGCCCCATTGCACCAGATCACCCTGACTTCTCAGGATTCGTATTCAAGGTTCAGGCCAATATGAACCCCCGACATCGCGATCGGCTTACCTTTGTCCGAGTTTGCTCCGGGAAATTTGTGAAGGACATGGTGGTCAATGACCCCGAAAGTGGAAAACCCGTCCGACTCTCCTACCCCCAGAAATTATTCGGCCAGGATCGGGAATCTCTGGAAATCGCCTATCCGGGCGACATCGTCGGTCTGGTCACCCATAAAGCATTTCGCATTGGTGACACCCTGACAAGCAATCCGGCTATTCGCTATGACGAAATCCCCCGGTTCCCGCCTGAAGCCTTTTCCTTCATCCGTAACTCAGGTGCCTCCAAACAGAAGCAATTACGAGAGGGGCTCGACCAATTGTTACAGGAAGGGGTCATTCAGTCCTTTGAACTGGTCAATGACTTTCAGACGGCCCCGCTACTGGGCGCAGTCGGCCAGCTTCAATTTGAGGTTGTCGCCTACCGCCTCCAGGCCGAATATGGGGCCGACCCCCGGATGGAACCGGCGCCGTTCAATCAAATTCGCTGGTTTTCTCCCAGTATCACCCGCGAAGCCCTGGACAAAATCTATTTAGGCACCGGCGTCAAAATCGCCACGGATATCCGCGGCCAGTATGTCATTCTCTTCCCTGATAAATGGGCCGTTGAATACTTTCTCAAAGAGCATCCGGGCGTAGAACTCCATACCTTATCGCCCCATGCCACCGCGCCAGCCTGA
- the mtnP gene encoding S-methyl-5'-thioadenosine phosphorylase, translating into MKFGIIGGSGLYQLEGLENVNEISLTTPFGQPSDAYIHGTLSGIDIYFLPRHARGHRILPAEINHKANIWGFKKLGMDLVMSVSAVGSLREGIRPRDIVLPDQYFDRTKGSLNHTFFGNGIVGHVSFGDPTCHKLRELMAKVAVEVVSSLKLGDIVRLHKGGTYVNMEGPAFSTRAESNSYRQMGFDIIGMTSLPEAKLCREAELCYLPMAMATDYDCWRVSEEEVSVDMIIQTLTANTALAKEIIRRFVAQLPAKHECSCQQALKNAIMTDMKTVPPATLEALVPLLAKYR; encoded by the coding sequence ATGAAATTCGGAATCATTGGCGGCAGCGGTTTATATCAACTCGAAGGACTCGAGAATGTTAACGAAATTTCCCTGACCACCCCCTTCGGCCAGCCCTCCGATGCTTATATCCATGGCACCTTAAGCGGCATTGACATTTATTTCCTGCCACGCCACGCCCGGGGACACCGGATCCTTCCGGCCGAAATCAATCACAAGGCCAATATCTGGGGCTTTAAAAAACTTGGTATGGATCTCGTCATGTCAGTCAGCGCTGTCGGCAGTCTGCGTGAAGGCATCCGCCCGCGTGACATTGTTTTGCCCGACCAATATTTTGACCGTACCAAAGGGTCCCTGAACCACACCTTCTTCGGGAACGGCATCGTCGGCCATGTTTCTTTCGGTGATCCCACCTGCCACAAACTCCGGGAACTCATGGCCAAGGTTGCCGTCGAAGTCGTCAGTTCGCTGAAACTGGGTGATATCGTACGCCTTCATAAAGGGGGTACGTATGTGAACATGGAGGGGCCCGCCTTCTCAACCCGGGCGGAATCGAACTCCTACCGCCAGATGGGCTTTGATATCATTGGCATGACCAGCCTGCCGGAAGCCAAGCTATGCCGGGAGGCTGAACTCTGCTACCTGCCCATGGCGATGGCCACCGATTACGACTGCTGGCGCGTCAGCGAAGAGGAAGTTTCGGTTGATATGATCATCCAGACCCTCACCGCCAACACCGCTCTGGCAAAAGAAATCATTCGCCGCTTTGTCGCGCAACTTCCCGCGAAACACGAGTGCTCCTGTCAGCAGGCACTGAAAAACGCCATCATGACTGATATGAAGACCGTGCCACCCGCCACACTGGAGGCACTAGTGCCTCTTCTTGCTAAATACCGCTAA
- a CDS encoding DUF4184 family protein, which translates to MPFTLSHVAVAAPLARLGLIMSALVVGSMAPDFLYYLRLSTNNNWGHSPEGIVFFTLPLALFVLWGFHAFIKRPLLYLVPLAHRRRLVPYAGHFGFWPLKRFFLILISVVIGILIHLLLDSFTHDYGLLAERLPFLREPVLQVYGRAMPLCDLLQFVMSFGLLLVLVTQYVRWFFLNRTGASLATFLDFRTHLPLYVVLLLIATISAVLYANYSIPIVSDLRTLRLFAGRLILFQMSALVLEILILIAYRNRVRL; encoded by the coding sequence ATGCCTTTTACACTTTCACATGTGGCGGTGGCTGCGCCTTTGGCCCGACTGGGCTTGATTATGTCGGCCCTGGTCGTCGGCAGCATGGCTCCGGATTTTCTGTATTATTTGCGTCTTTCGACTAACAATAACTGGGGGCATTCGCCGGAGGGGATCGTATTTTTTACCCTGCCATTGGCCCTATTTGTCCTGTGGGGATTTCACGCTTTCATAAAAAGGCCTCTCTTATATCTGGTTCCTCTGGCCCATCGCCGCCGATTAGTACCCTATGCGGGCCATTTTGGATTCTGGCCGCTGAAACGGTTTTTTCTCATTCTTATTTCGGTGGTGATCGGCATCCTTATCCACTTGCTGCTGGATAGTTTCACCCATGATTATGGCCTGCTCGCCGAACGGCTTCCCTTTTTGAGGGAACCGGTATTGCAGGTGTATGGTCGGGCGATGCCGCTGTGTGACCTGCTCCAGTTCGTCATGTCATTTGGCCTGTTGCTGGTGCTGGTCACGCAATATGTGCGCTGGTTTTTTCTGAACCGGACTGGGGCGAGTCTTGCCACTTTTCTTGATTTCAGGACTCATTTGCCCTTGTACGTGGTGTTGTTGTTGATCGCCACGATTTCGGCAGTGCTTTATGCAAATTATTCCATCCCGATTGTCAGCGATTTGCGGACCCTGCGCCTTTTTGCAGGCCGGCTTATCCTGTTTCAGATGTCCGCACTCGTGCTGGAAATTCTGATCCTCATCGCTTACCGAAACCGGGTCAGGCTTTGA
- a CDS encoding pyrimidine/purine nucleoside phosphorylase gives MSAITFENASVTAKANIYFDGKVVSHTLVLPDGTKKTLGLIYPGTYTFNTGAPEEMKIIAGTCKARQAGVASWTPYAAGTQFDVPGNSKFDITVESGIAEYICSFKA, from the coding sequence ATGAGCGCGATCACCTTTGAAAATGCTTCTGTAACGGCAAAAGCCAATATCTACTTCGACGGCAAAGTGGTGAGCCACACCCTGGTCCTTCCCGATGGCACCAAGAAAACACTGGGCCTGATCTATCCAGGCACCTACACGTTCAATACCGGGGCTCCGGAAGAAATGAAGATCATTGCCGGCACCTGTAAAGCCCGGCAAGCAGGCGTCGCTTCCTGGACTCCCTATGCCGCAGGCACTCAGTTCGATGTGCCGGGAAATTCCAAGTTCGACATTACCGTAGAATCCGGTATCGCCGAATACATCTGCTCATTCAAAGCCTGA